A window of Oscillatoria sp. FACHB-1406 contains these coding sequences:
- a CDS encoding tetratricopeptide repeat protein, whose amino-acid sequence MNETLPTIYLIVLLVILSFAAIFVFVQLFNVRRIEGRISKLEAKLKKEKGSAKDYYELGGMYLDKKMFVQATKLFEKSLKAEEKIAPDNLALVHNGLGYAYFANEQYDLAIRQYKEALKYNKEYPIALNNLGLAYERKKLVTQAVEAYEETLKYDPKNAVAKKRVESLRKRIAPVS is encoded by the coding sequence ATGAATGAAACTTTACCCACAATTTATTTAATCGTCCTGCTTGTTATCCTTAGCTTTGCCGCGATTTTCGTTTTCGTACAACTGTTTAATGTACGACGAATAGAAGGAAGAATTTCTAAACTAGAAGCTAAACTCAAAAAGGAAAAAGGAAGCGCCAAAGATTACTATGAGTTGGGCGGAATGTATCTAGATAAGAAAATGTTCGTTCAAGCCACAAAGTTATTTGAAAAATCTTTGAAAGCAGAAGAGAAAATCGCCCCAGATAACCTCGCTCTCGTGCATAATGGACTCGGTTACGCCTACTTCGCTAACGAACAATACGATCTAGCGATCCGGCAGTATAAAGAGGCGCTAAAATATAATAAAGAATATCCAATAGCTTTAAATAATTTGGGCTTGGCTTACGAACGTAAGAAATTAGTCACTCAAGCCGTAGAAGCCTACGAAGAAACTTTAAAATACGATCCCAAAAATGCCGTTGCTAAAAAGCGAGTTGAATCTTTGCGGAAGCGTATCGCTCCGGTGAGTTAA
- a CDS encoding septal ring lytic transglycosylase RlpA family protein encodes MSQKFLGSLTASLVLTALGTTAAIAQTLPPSQNVAANSATIATTSTPTRILTHKLGDSNAATLYIRSIPLLTFVAAPAQNDPAQAANAVAERLKALNPNDANAITVGWNEARQAYLMTLNGQELALVDGKQTILPDTTRNVTQDAIQATNRLRRLLGNAAPLQANQLILRPEAAAAPQAPEQRTVSVQRGMASWYGPGFHGRLSASGERFNQNAMTAAHRTLPFGTRVRVTNRNNGQSAIVRINDRGPFVRGRIIDLSVGAAKQIGMYGSGVAPVEVEVLGR; translated from the coding sequence ATGAGTCAGAAATTTTTAGGTAGTCTAACCGCTTCTTTAGTTCTTACCGCACTGGGAACGACCGCCGCGATCGCGCAAACGCTACCTCCCTCTCAAAACGTTGCCGCCAACTCAGCTACAATCGCGACAACCTCGACTCCAACTCGCATTCTGACCCACAAATTGGGCGACTCTAATGCTGCCACGCTCTACATTCGCAGTATCCCCCTTCTCACCTTTGTTGCCGCACCCGCTCAAAACGATCCCGCACAAGCTGCAAACGCCGTCGCCGAACGCCTCAAAGCCCTCAACCCGAACGATGCCAATGCCATTACGGTAGGCTGGAATGAGGCGCGTCAAGCTTACCTCATGACCCTCAACGGTCAAGAATTGGCGTTAGTGGACGGCAAGCAAACCATATTGCCCGATACCACGCGCAATGTCACCCAAGATGCCATCCAAGCGACCAACCGCTTGCGGCGTTTGTTAGGGAATGCTGCGCCCCTGCAAGCTAACCAATTAATATTACGTCCTGAAGCCGCCGCCGCCCCTCAAGCGCCAGAACAAAGAACGGTTTCAGTTCAACGCGGTATGGCTTCCTGGTACGGGCCTGGTTTCCACGGTCGTTTGAGTGCTAGCGGCGAACGGTTCAACCAAAACGCAATGACCGCCGCCCACCGAACCTTACCTTTCGGCACGCGCGTGCGCGTCACCAATCGCAATAACGGTCAGTCCGCGATCGTGCGGATCAACGATCGCGGACCTTTCGTGCGCGGTCGCATTATCGACCTCTCCGTTGGTGCTGCCAAACAGATTGGAATGTACGGCAGTGGCGTAGCTCCGGTCGAAGTTGAAGTTCTCGGTCGTTAA
- a CDS encoding YihY/virulence factor BrkB family protein codes for MKFRVITELFKETWEEWQKDKASRLAAALAYYTVFSLAPLLIIAIAIAGAIFGEEAARGEIVGQIQGLVGTEGAKVIEAAIENASKPDTSSLASFLSIIALLFGASGVFAELQDALNTVWEIEVKPGRGIKNFIRKRILSFSAVLGIGFLLLVSLVLSAGLAAVSNYLNGILPGADFIWKIVDFVLSFVIVTLLFALMYKYLPDVKIKWNDVLIGAAMTALLFSIGKSILGIYLGGGSFGSTYGAAGSLIIVLAWVYYSAQILFFGAEFTQVYARRFGSQIVPERHATWTDERAKFEREKGRRRDNS; via the coding sequence ATGAAATTCCGAGTTATTACCGAACTCTTTAAAGAAACCTGGGAAGAATGGCAAAAGGATAAAGCCTCCCGTTTGGCGGCGGCTTTAGCTTACTATACGGTTTTTTCCCTCGCACCGCTCTTAATTATCGCGATCGCAATTGCGGGGGCAATTTTTGGGGAAGAAGCCGCGCGGGGTGAAATTGTCGGGCAAATTCAAGGCTTAGTTGGCACAGAAGGAGCGAAAGTTATTGAAGCCGCGATCGAAAATGCCAGCAAACCCGATACCAGCAGTTTAGCATCGTTCTTAAGCATCATTGCCCTACTATTTGGCGCATCGGGCGTATTCGCAGAACTCCAAGACGCACTCAATACGGTTTGGGAAATTGAAGTTAAACCGGGACGAGGCATTAAAAACTTCATCAGGAAGCGAATTTTATCGTTCTCTGCCGTGTTGGGGATTGGGTTCTTACTCCTCGTTTCCTTAGTGTTAAGTGCCGGTTTAGCAGCGGTAAGTAATTACCTTAACGGCATACTGCCGGGAGCAGATTTTATCTGGAAGATTGTAGACTTCGTTCTCTCTTTTGTCATCGTGACGCTTCTATTTGCGTTGATGTATAAATATTTGCCGGATGTCAAAATAAAATGGAATGATGTCTTAATTGGTGCGGCAATGACTGCTTTGCTATTCAGCATTGGAAAATCGATTCTGGGCATTTATTTAGGCGGCGGTAGTTTCGGTTCAACTTATGGGGCGGCGGGTTCTTTAATTATCGTTTTGGCTTGGGTTTACTACTCCGCCCAAATCCTCTTTTTTGGGGCAGAATTTACCCAAGTTTACGCGCGTCGATTTGGTTCTCAAATTGTTCCCGAACGACACGCCACTTGGACGGATGAACGGGCGAAGTTTGAGCGGGAGAAGGGAAGAAGAAGGGATAATTCGTAA
- a CDS encoding polysaccharide deacetylase family protein: MAEHSSLVWQRRAAFAIAIAAASYAAGLLWSFKSASNSSKLGAFSWNIGARSAQAQTIALGESEVIDSLVTRVSGLDAAQKQIYDYAVPKQFQGQIIKDISVPSGRKVIALTFDDGPWPKSTNEVLSILKKYDIKATFFVVGQNVKSFPELAQKVVKEGHIIANHSWNHPYRHHTREAAAQQIDRTDDIIYKTTGVKSAFFRPPGGILKNGLATYAAEKNDVIAMWSADSQDYRASSAAQIHNVMRDAGQGGVVLMHDGGGDRHRTVAALPTIIENLRNQGYEFVTLPELLDLKAKAAQQPKVEAQKSQTGTQKPAKKASS, encoded by the coding sequence TTGGCGGAACATTCTTCATTGGTCTGGCAGCGACGCGCTGCTTTCGCGATCGCAATTGCAGCAGCAAGCTATGCAGCGGGTTTGTTGTGGTCTTTTAAATCAGCTTCCAACTCGTCCAAACTCGGTGCGTTTTCGTGGAATATCGGGGCGCGCTCGGCTCAAGCTCAGACTATCGCGTTGGGCGAATCGGAAGTTATTGATAGCTTAGTAACTCGCGTCAGCGGGTTAGATGCCGCACAAAAACAAATTTATGACTATGCCGTCCCCAAACAGTTTCAGGGACAAATTATCAAGGATATTAGCGTACCGTCAGGGCGCAAAGTGATTGCTCTAACCTTTGACGATGGACCGTGGCCAAAAAGTACCAATGAGGTCTTAAGCATTCTCAAAAAATATGACATCAAAGCTACTTTTTTCGTGGTTGGACAAAACGTTAAAAGTTTTCCGGAACTCGCGCAAAAAGTGGTTAAAGAAGGTCACATTATTGCCAATCACAGTTGGAACCATCCTTACCGTCATCACACTCGAGAAGCAGCAGCGCAGCAAATCGATCGCACCGACGATATTATCTATAAAACCACGGGCGTAAAAAGCGCCTTCTTCCGACCGCCGGGAGGAATCCTTAAAAATGGTTTAGCGACTTATGCGGCGGAGAAAAACGATGTCATCGCTATGTGGTCTGCCGATTCTCAGGACTATCGCGCTTCCAGCGCCGCCCAGATTCATAATGTCATGCGGGATGCAGGACAGGGTGGCGTTGTCCTCATGCACGATGGCGGCGGCGATCGTCACCGGACGGTTGCTGCATTACCAACGATTATCGAAAATCTCCGCAACCAGGGATATGAGTTTGTTACGCTTCCCGAGTTGTTGGATTTGAAGGCGAAGGCAGCGCAACAACCCAAAGTAGAGGCGCAAAAGTCGCAGACCGGAACCCAGAAACCAGCGAAAAAAGCGAGTTCGTAA
- a CDS encoding bifunctional pantoate--beta-alanine ligase/(d)CMP kinase, which produces MRVLKTIAGLQAYLNDERVSREIGLVPTMGALHAGHQRLLERAIAENDRTVATIFVNPLQFSPQEDLEQYPRNLDRDCQFCQNLGVDVVFAPSPEEMGIFPGQNERSLAVILPPADMVTGLCGPFRPGHFAGVATIVTKLLNIVQPTRAYFGEKDAQQLAIIRRLIRDLNIPVEIRACSTVRDELGLALSSRNQYLSASQTEQATILYWSLEAARQAFRAGERDSKVLSAIAAEKLATVPEVQVQYLELVDPASLQPIERIETAGLLAIAAYLGSTRLIDNVILRDRQPIIAIDGPAGAGKSTVTRHVAEALDFFHLNTGAMYRAVTWLVLQAGIDTDDEPAIAELLQSVAIEFLPTDSPTGMQITINQQDVTKTILSPTVTDSVSAVSKLPAVRSALVRQQQAIGKKGGIVAEGRDIGTHVFPDAELKIYLTASERERARRRRNDLLAQGELNLSLEQIEKDIQRRDFLDSTRKIAPLRKAPDAIEIVTDNLNIEEATEAILNCYREAFSKRTK; this is translated from the coding sequence ATGCGAGTCTTAAAAACGATCGCGGGCTTGCAAGCTTACCTAAACGACGAACGGGTTAGCCGCGAGATTGGCTTAGTACCGACGATGGGAGCCTTGCACGCCGGACACCAGCGTTTGCTCGAACGCGCGATCGCAGAAAATGACCGCACGGTAGCCACAATTTTTGTCAATCCCCTTCAATTCAGCCCTCAAGAAGATTTAGAGCAATATCCCCGCAATCTCGATCGCGATTGTCAATTTTGCCAAAATTTAGGCGTAGATGTCGTTTTTGCCCCGTCCCCAGAAGAGATGGGCATCTTTCCCGGTCAAAATGAACGTTCGCTCGCCGTGATTCTACCGCCCGCCGATATGGTAACGGGATTGTGCGGTCCCTTTCGACCGGGGCATTTTGCGGGCGTGGCGACGATTGTCACCAAGCTCTTGAATATCGTGCAGCCGACTCGCGCTTATTTTGGGGAAAAGGACGCGCAACAACTGGCGATAATTCGCCGTTTAATTCGGGATTTAAACATTCCGGTCGAAATTCGCGCCTGCTCGACAGTTCGGGACGAATTGGGTTTGGCTTTGAGTTCTCGCAATCAATATTTATCAGCCAGCCAAACCGAGCAAGCGACTATTTTGTATTGGAGTTTAGAGGCAGCGCGGCAAGCTTTTCGAGCCGGAGAACGCGACAGTAAGGTTCTGAGCGCGATCGCCGCAGAGAAACTAGCAACTGTTCCGGAAGTGCAGGTGCAATACTTAGAATTGGTCGATCCGGCTTCGTTGCAACCAATCGAGCGGATCGAAACGGCAGGGTTACTCGCGATCGCGGCTTACCTGGGTTCGACCCGCCTCATTGATAATGTCATTCTGCGCGATCGCCAGCCCATCATTGCCATTGACGGGCCCGCTGGTGCCGGAAAATCAACGGTAACGCGCCACGTTGCCGAAGCCCTCGACTTCTTTCACCTCAATACTGGAGCCATGTATCGCGCTGTTACTTGGTTGGTGCTGCAAGCGGGGATCGATACCGACGACGAACCCGCGATCGCGGAACTTCTGCAATCAGTTGCGATCGAATTTCTCCCCACGGACTCCCCCACCGGAATGCAGATTACCATTAACCAGCAAGATGTGACGAAAACGATTCTTTCCCCTACCGTAACCGATAGCGTTTCCGCCGTCTCCAAACTGCCCGCCGTTCGCAGCGCCCTCGTTCGCCAGCAGCAAGCGATCGGCAAAAAAGGCGGTATTGTTGCCGAAGGGCGAGATATCGGAACTCATGTTTTTCCCGATGCCGAGCTAAAAATTTATTTAACCGCCTCGGAACGCGAACGCGCTCGCCGCCGACGCAATGACCTACTGGCGCAGGGCGAACTCAACCTCAGCCTCGAACAAATCGAGAAAGATATTCAACGGCGAGATTTTCTCGATAGCACGCGCAAAATTGCTCCCCTTCGCAAAGCTCCCGACGCGATCGAAATCGTGACCGACAATCTCAATATTGAAGAAGCCACCGAAGCTATCCTAAACTGCTACCGCGAGGCGTTTTCAAAGCGAACAAAATAA
- the purM gene encoding phosphoribosylformylglycinamidine cyclo-ligase, which translates to MDYRDAGVDIVAGRLFVDRIRQSVESTYRDGVLGGLGGFGGCFQLPSGYKEPVLVSGTDGVGTKLMLARALNRHDTVGIDLVAMCVNDVLTLGAEPLFFLDYLATGKLEPEQLAEVVAGIAEGCRQSNCALLGGETAEMPGFYGNGEYDLAGFCVGIVEKQKILNGSQVEVGDVAIGLASQGLHSNGFSLARKIVEKSGLAWDATPEELGGRSLGEVLLAPTRLYVQPILEALRDGMEIHGMAHITGGGLPENLPRCLGEGKSVRLEADSWEIPGIFRWLAKVGEVKEEDMFDTFNMGIGFVAIVGRERASETLAWFRDRDIASYCIGEVVNNEL; encoded by the coding sequence ATGGATTATCGAGACGCAGGAGTTGATATTGTCGCCGGACGTTTATTTGTCGATCGCATTCGCCAAAGCGTCGAAAGTACCTACCGCGACGGCGTATTAGGGGGATTAGGCGGTTTTGGCGGCTGTTTTCAGTTGCCATCGGGTTACAAAGAACCCGTTCTCGTATCGGGAACCGATGGCGTAGGGACGAAGTTAATGCTCGCCCGCGCCCTCAATCGTCACGATACAGTAGGAATAGACTTAGTGGCGATGTGCGTCAACGACGTGCTGACATTGGGCGCAGAACCGCTTTTTTTCCTTGATTATTTAGCGACAGGGAAACTCGAACCCGAACAACTCGCCGAAGTCGTCGCGGGAATTGCCGAGGGTTGTCGGCAGAGTAATTGCGCCTTATTAGGCGGCGAAACCGCAGAAATGCCGGGATTTTATGGAAACGGCGAATACGATTTGGCGGGATTTTGCGTTGGAATTGTCGAGAAGCAGAAAATATTGAATGGTTCGCAAGTTGAAGTGGGTGATGTAGCGATCGGGTTAGCCAGTCAGGGATTGCACAGTAACGGCTTTAGTTTGGCGCGCAAAATTGTTGAAAAGAGTGGTTTGGCGTGGGATGCAACGCCCGAGGAGTTAGGTGGGAGAAGTTTGGGCGAAGTGTTGCTTGCACCAACGCGCCTCTACGTGCAACCAATTTTAGAGGCATTGCGCGACGGAATGGAGATTCACGGGATGGCGCATATCACTGGCGGCGGACTGCCGGAGAACTTACCTCGCTGCTTGGGTGAAGGTAAATCCGTGCGATTGGAGGCTGATAGCTGGGAAATTCCGGGGATTTTCCGCTGGTTGGCGAAAGTAGGTGAAGTTAAGGAAGAAGATATGTTCGATACGTTTAATATGGGAATCGGATTTGTGGCGATCGTGGGACGAGAACGCGCTTCAGAAACGCTGGCGTGGTTCCGCGATCGCGACATTGCCAGTTATTGTATCGGTGAAGTCGTTAATAATGAATTATGA